The DNA sequence AAGTGAATTGCGCGTGCGCTCTGTCGCCGCTGGTGACGAGCAATACATTGGTCAAGATGGCTGCCAAACAAAACCGCGTCGCGGTGCCGCTACATTGGTGTAAGTTTATCAATGTGACCTCGGCAAGTTGCAATCAGGAGTGGTGTGCATTCACGTGGCGCTATGACAAATTGTGTGCTGTGCTGTCGCGTGAAATCCGTCCGCCAGAATCATCTCCGCAGCGGAGCAGCTCAAGTGGATTCCGGGCGGCCGCCGGACTTCATCTACTGTGTGCCATAAATACAAATGTTGTCTCTGAGTCGTACTTTTGTCGGACCGGGTCAATACGATTTGCTGGGGGACAAAATTGACAATTCGCTCGCCGACGCACGGTTCGTTCATCGTCCAGGTATATCCGGCTGACAGACCATTGGGAACGATTTCCCGCCAGATATTCGGCTTATGACCCCCAATGTGCGGCTCTACTGATTTCGTGCCGAGTTCGGCCATTACGCCTGTGATCTGCAGCGTCTGGTTAGACTTTCACATTGGCAGGCAGGGCACCGTGGTCCGGTCGATCGCCGTCTCCTATGCTAGGTGCAATGTGGCGGTACCATTCTCGTTCGAGCAGACTCATGCAATATTCCCGTAATCTCCTGGTGGCACTCACGATCATGTCAGTCGGTACTTCAATTCAGCTGGCCCAGGCTGCTTATCCGGACGTTGAGCAGTTGCCCGATCGCGCGGAGATGCCCGATCCGCTGACGATGCTCGATGGCTCTCCGGTATCAAGTGCCACCCAGTGGCGCGAGCAACGCCGGCCGGAGCTGATTTCGTTGTTCGAGTGGTACATGTATGGGTCGCAGCCCGCGGCGCCGAAAGTCTCAGGCTCTGTGGAAAGCACGGATGAAGTACTGGGCGGCAAGGCCCGCATGAAGCAGGTGACGCTCGACTTCGGGCCGCAGGGGCGTGAACAGGGTGGCCGGATCAACCTGCTGCTGTTCGTGCCGGCCAAAACCACTCGGCCGGCGCCGGTACTGCTGGGTTTGAACTTTCGCGGCAACCACATGGTGATGAAGCATCCAGGCATCCGGCTTCCCACGTTGTGGGTTCCGAGTGGCGTGGGTGTACAAGAGAATCGGGCCACGGACGAGGGACGCGGCATGGAAGCGCCGCATTGGTCGGTCGAACGCGCGATCGATCGCGGCTACGCGGTGGCCACGTTCTATCACGGCGACGTTAAGCTCGATCGTCCGGAGTGGAACGATGGGGTGCCGGCCCTGTACCTGGCGCCAGGGCAGACCGCGCCGGCCGAACACGAATGGGGAACGATCGCGGCCTGGGCGTGGGGTTTGAGTCGCGCCGCCGATTACCTGGTAACCGATCCTGATATCGACGGGCAAGGCATGATCGTCTTTGGCCATTCGCGCAATGGCAAGACGGCGCTGTTGGCCGGAGCGCTCGATGAACGTTTTGCGATTATCATTCCCTCGCAATCTGGCTGCGGTGGTGCCGCGCCGAGTCGAAGTACGGTGGGCGAATCGGTGCAGCGCATCAATACCGTTTTTCCCCACTGGTTCAACGATACCTTCCCGAAGTTCAATCAGCAG is a window from the Pirellulales bacterium genome containing:
- a CDS encoding acetylxylan esterase, with translation MQYSRNLLVALTIMSVGTSIQLAQAAYPDVEQLPDRAEMPDPLTMLDGSPVSSATQWREQRRPELISLFEWYMYGSQPAAPKVSGSVESTDEVLGGKARMKQVTLDFGPQGREQGGRINLLLFVPAKTTRPAPVLLGLNFRGNHMVMKHPGIRLPTLWVPSGVGVQENRATDEGRGMEAPHWSVERAIDRGYAVATFYHGDVKLDRPEWNDGVPALYLAPGQTAPAEHEWGTIAAWAWGLSRAADYLVTDPDIDGQGMIVFGHSRNGKTALLAGALDERFAIIIPSQSGCGGAAPSRSTVGESVQRINTVFPHWFNDTFPKFNQQLQKLPFDQHCLMALVAPRPLLLTNATGDQWANPTGQFEMLKRAEPVFKLLGTAGCGAEQMPPENQLVNTHLGYFIRPGKHDMSDVEWSQWLDFADQHLPKR